In Posidoniimonas corsicana, the genomic window CTTGTGCTCGTCGAGCTTGGCGAAGCCGGTCCGCAGGGCGCGGTCGTCGCCGAAGAAGCGGTCGCCGTGCAGCTCGACGAACTCCTCGAACACCGTGTCGACGTAGTCGGTGAACTTGGGCCGGTCCTGCAGCCGCGCCACGCGGACCGTGTCCCACGGGTCGAGGTCGGAGTACAGGTCGCGGGTCTTCTCCAGCAGCTCCTTCTTCAGCGCCCGCAGGCGCTCGTGCTGCTCGGCGGTCTTCTCGGCGACCGCGTCCAGTTCGCGGATGTTGTCTTCCAGCTCGTAGAGCGGCTGCTCGAATTCTAGTTGCTGCATTTCTGGTCGTTCGCGGGCGGCGCCCGCCGGGTGGTTGGTCGTCGGTTAGTTGTGGGCAGGGTCCCTCGGTGGGTCGAGGGGTCGCTTACACCTGATCTTCTTCTTCGGCCGCCTGCGCCTCGGCGCCCTCGGCCGGCGGGTCGGGGGTCTGGTAGAACAGGCGGTCGGTCTTGATCTTCATCAGGACCTCCTTCATGTTCGCGGGCCGGTCGTTGCGGTCCTTGGCGAGCATCTTCTGCACGTAGGCCGCGAAGTCCGGGTTGATGTTCTTGTCGGCCACCACCAGCGACGGCGGCTTGCTCTTGATGTGCTTCTGCATCAGCTCGTTGGGGCTGTTGGCCGTGAACGGCAGCGCCCCGCACATCAGCTCGTGCACCATGCAGCCGAAGCTGTAGATGTCGTCCCGCGGGTCGACGCCCTGGCCGCGGATCTGGTCCGGCGCCATGTAGCTGTAGGTGCCCTGGATCTTCGCCTTGCCGCCCAGCAGCTTGGCCAGCCCGCCGGTCGGCTTGGACGCGATCGTGAAGTCGATCAGCTTGACCTCGGTGGCGTCGCTGAGTAGGAAGTTGTCCGGCTTGATGTCGCGGTGCACCCACCCCTTGTCGTGCATGTGGGCGATGCCCGCGGCGCACTTGGTGAGGATCTCCTTCATGCGGTAGGTGAGCTTGGTCTTGAGGGCCGGCGTCTGCTTGGAGGCGACCAGCTGCTGCTTGATGTTGAGCTCCTTGAACAGCTCCATCCGCAGCCAGGCGCCCTCCTTCGCGACGCCGAAGTCGTAGGTCTGGATGACCGCGGGGTGCTCGAGCGCCTTGCCGACGTTGTACTCGTGCTTCAGCTCCGCGACCGTGGTGCGGCTGTACTTGGAGCCCTTCTTCAAGAGCTTGATGGCGTAGGCGTCGGTCTCGCTGCGGTGCCGGACGGCCCAGATCTCGAACGTCGCGCCCGCCCGGATCAGGTAGAACAGGCGGTACTCGCCGACCATCTCTGACGCTGCAGCCACACTTCGCCCTTTCTTGCCGCCGCCCCAAGCCCCGCCGCGTGCTTCCGGAGAGCGCCTGCGATCGGGTAACCTCGGGGATGGCCCGTCGCCCCCGGCTCTGCCGGGGGACCGTCATGGTTTGCCAACTCACGCCCCGGCCGGGCCGGGGCTGCGGGCCGGCGGTAACGCCGGCCGCCAATGGTTCGTTCCGCCAACGCGGTTTTCATCCCGTATTTGTAGCCCACCAGTCTATCCCGACCGCCCCCGCCCGCCTAGGCCGAACGCCCCGTGCCGCAGTTCCTCGCCCGCACCATAAAGCTAATCTGGGCCAGCCCTTACACGCTGCTGGGCGCGGTGGTCGGGCTGCTCGGGCTGGCGACCGGAGGCGGCGTGCAGCGGCGCCGCGGCGCGATCGAGTTCCACGGCGGCGCCGTCCGCTGGCTGCTGGAGCGGGTCCCCGGCATCGGCGGCGCGATGGCCATGACCCTCGGCCACACCATCCTCGGTCAAACGCCCGCCGCCCTCGACATTGCCCGCGAGCACGAACACGTGCACGTCCGGCAGTTCGAACGGTGGGGGCCGCTGATGGGTCCGGCGTATGTCGGCTGCTCGCTGTGGCTCTGGCTCTGCCGCTCCGGCCGCCCGTACCGCGACAACCCGTTCGAGGTCGAGGCCTACAACCACGACGACTGCCGCGGGCCCGCCGGCCACGACCGGGCGTAGCCGTGGTGTCTGCAGTCGGTCGGAGACCCATCAGCCTGGCCGCACGGCGGCCGGTTTGCCGCGTTGCGGCCCGCGCCATCTGTCAGCGGCCCCGAATCTCTCGCCAGCTGCCGAACCGGCGCCTCTTTTGCCCCCTGGCCACTGAGACGGGCCCGCAACTGGGCTTCGCAGATCTGTACGCACTGTTGCCCCGCCATCCAAGCGAGAAAGGCAATCACACGATATGAATCCATCGTCCCCCGCCCCCGCTGAGAGTCGTCCGACGGTCGCCATCACGGGCAGCACCGGCCTAATTGGCGCCGCGCTGGTCGACCGCCTCAAGCACGACTACCAGGTTGTCGGCATCGACCTCGACTCGCCCGCGCACCCCACGCCCGGTGCGCACTACATCGACTGCGACCTGACCGACGTCGCTCAGGTGGGCGACGCGCTCGACGAGCTCCGCAAGCTAAGCGGCGGCCATCTGGCCAGCGTGGTGCACCTGGCCGCCTATTACGACTTCTCTGGCGAGCCGAGCCCGCTGTACGACAAACTCACCGTCGACGGCACGCGGCGGCTGCTCGACGGCCTGCAGACGTTCAAGGTCGAGCAGTTCTTGTTCAGCAGCAGCATGCTGGTGATGAAGTCGAGCCCTGACGGCGATCTGATCACCGAGGAGTCCCCCACCAACGCCGGCTGGGACTACCCGCGGTCGAAGCTGGACGCGGAGGAGGCAATCCGCAAGCACCGCGGCGACATCCCCGCCATCGCCCTCCGCATCGCCGGCGTCTACGACGAGCTCTGCCACTCGATCCCGATCGCGCAGCAGGCCAAGCGTATCTACGAGCGCGACATCGAGAGCCACCTCTACCCCGGCGATCAGTCCCACGGACAGCCGTTCGTCCACCGCGACGATGTAGTGGACGCCGTCGTCCAAGCCATCGAGAAGCGGGAGGCCATTGAGGGATTTGAGGTGCTGCTGCTCGCCGAAGACGACCTGATGAGCTACGGAGCGTTGCAGGACCGGCTCGGCCAGCTTATCCACGGCGACGATTGGACCACCTGCCGCATCCCCAAGTCAGTCGCCAGAGCCGGCGCCTGGGTGAAGGACAGGATGGACCCCGATTCGCAGTTCATTAAGCCCTGGATGGTCGATCTGGCCGACGACCACTACCCGTTGGACTGCAGTAAGGCTAAGCAGACACTCGGCTGGCGTCCGAAGCACTCACTCAATGAAGACCTGCCACAGATGATCGACCGCCTGAAGCAGGACCCGCGCCGCTGGTACGAGGTCAACAAGCTGGGCGAACCCCCGGAGAAGCCGCTCGGCAAGAAGCTGCAGGAAGCGATCGACGAAGCCGCCACGCCGATGGAGCAACCCTAGCCGTGCCGCTCAAACCAGAACTCATCGGCAAGTTGGACGCGCCGGTCGCC contains:
- a CDS encoding NAD-dependent epimerase/dehydratase family protein; the encoded protein is MNPSSPAPAESRPTVAITGSTGLIGAALVDRLKHDYQVVGIDLDSPAHPTPGAHYIDCDLTDVAQVGDALDELRKLSGGHLASVVHLAAYYDFSGEPSPLYDKLTVDGTRRLLDGLQTFKVEQFLFSSSMLVMKSSPDGDLITEESPTNAGWDYPRSKLDAEEAIRKHRGDIPAIALRIAGVYDELCHSIPIAQQAKRIYERDIESHLYPGDQSHGQPFVHRDDVVDAVVQAIEKREAIEGFEVLLLAEDDLMSYGALQDRLGQLIHGDDWTTCRIPKSVARAGAWVKDRMDPDSQFIKPWMVDLADDHYPLDCSKAKQTLGWRPKHSLNEDLPQMIDRLKQDPRRWYEVNKLGEPPEKPLGKKLQEAIDEAATPMEQP
- a CDS encoding serine/threonine protein kinase — translated: MAAASEMVGEYRLFYLIRAGATFEIWAVRHRSETDAYAIKLLKKGSKYSRTTVAELKHEYNVGKALEHPAVIQTYDFGVAKEGAWLRMELFKELNIKQQLVASKQTPALKTKLTYRMKEILTKCAAGIAHMHDKGWVHRDIKPDNFLLSDATEVKLIDFTIASKPTGGLAKLLGGKAKIQGTYSYMAPDQIRGQGVDPRDDIYSFGCMVHELMCGALPFTANSPNELMQKHIKSKPPSLVVADKNINPDFAAYVQKMLAKDRNDRPANMKEVLMKIKTDRLFYQTPDPPAEGAEAQAAEEEDQV